One window from the genome of Corynebacterium sp. SCR221107 encodes:
- a CDS encoding class I SAM-dependent DNA methyltransferase, which yields MGRPEVASPPLPSARARRGGYQHVNLQSPASSRANRAFWDDDAESYHARHKNYLDGFYWSPEMLSEEHAQLLGDVSGQSVLEIGCGSAPCATWLTEKAPAARLVTGIDLSMGMLSQSAKKVPLVQADALRLPFCNESFDQVFSAFGAIPFIEDLTLLFAEIRRVLTPGGRLTYSCNHPMRWVFPDDPGEAGLVAEIPYFERRYEEVDASGEVSYAEFQHTIGDHVAALANNQFHITKVLEPEWPEGLEENWGQWSPLRGRIFPGTIIFQATAL from the coding sequence ATGGGTCGACCGGAAGTAGCCTCGCCACCACTGCCATCTGCGAGGGCTAGGCGGGGCGGCTACCAACACGTGAATCTGCAAAGCCCCGCATCGTCTCGAGCTAACAGAGCTTTCTGGGACGATGACGCCGAAAGTTATCACGCTCGCCACAAAAATTACCTCGATGGCTTCTATTGGTCGCCGGAGATGCTCAGCGAGGAGCACGCCCAGCTCCTCGGCGATGTGTCCGGGCAATCCGTACTGGAGATCGGTTGTGGAAGTGCGCCGTGCGCGACCTGGCTGACAGAAAAGGCGCCCGCCGCGCGCTTGGTTACTGGAATAGATCTATCCATGGGTATGTTGTCACAAAGCGCGAAAAAGGTGCCCCTAGTCCAGGCCGATGCCTTGAGGCTTCCTTTTTGCAACGAGAGTTTTGATCAGGTCTTCTCGGCCTTCGGAGCGATCCCCTTCATTGAGGACCTCACTCTACTGTTCGCGGAAATCCGGCGCGTATTGACACCGGGTGGCCGCCTGACGTATTCCTGCAATCATCCCATGCGATGGGTCTTTCCCGATGATCCAGGCGAGGCCGGTCTGGTTGCCGAAATCCCTTATTTCGAACGCCGCTACGAAGAGGTCGATGCCTCAGGTGAGGTCAGCTACGCCGAGTTTCAGCACACCATCGGCGATCATGTCGCCGCATTGGCCAACAACCAATTCCACATCACCAAGGTTCTCGAACCCGAATGGCCCGAAGGACTTGAGGAAAACTGGGGGCAGTGGTCGCCGCTGCGGGGAAGAATCTTCCCCGGAACGATCATCTTTCAGGCCACCGCGCTGTAG